The Streptomyces pratensis genomic interval CCTGGACGGCGCGGGCCAGCCGGTCGTGGAGGCCGCGGTTGTCGCGGTCCCAGACGATCGCCGGGATCACCAGGAGCAGCAGCACGCTCCGGACGGCGACGCGTACGACACCGAGCCTTCCGCCGTCCTCGGCGATGACGCGCAGGCCGAGAATCCGCTTGCCCGGGGTGGAACCGACCGTTCCGACCGTGAGGAGGCTCATGACGAGGAAGATGCCGAGCGCCCAGTTCCCGGTCGCCTGCTGATCACCGCGAGCGAACAGCCCGTATGCGATCAGCATGCTCACGGCCCAGTCGATGAAGAGGGCCCCGAAGCGCCGGCCGAGCGGGGCCACGGACCCCGGGCCTTCCTGGGGCAGACCGAGGCGCTCGCCCCGGTAACCGAAGTCGGCGCCCATCTCCTCGGCTGCCGCGCGCGGCCCCGAGAGCCACGATCCGATTGCTTGCCTGTTGTCCACCCGTCCACGGTACTGCGCCCGTGTTTGCACCCGGCCGGGCGGGGCACCGGACACGTCGCTGAGGTGCCCCTCACAGGCACCCTGGTTAACTTGTGCGAAACAAATGGGTCATGCTGGAGAAATCCCGTTTGCCTAAGGTCGGGTCCAGCGTGTGCCACCGCACTGGCCACACAGACGAGCTGCAACCCCGCCCTTTCCCGGGTCGGGAGT includes:
- a CDS encoding RDD family protein, translated to MDNRQAIGSWLSGPRAAAEEMGADFGYRGERLGLPQEGPGSVAPLGRRFGALFIDWAVSMLIAYGLFARGDQQATGNWALGIFLVMSLLTVGTVGSTPGKRILGLRVIAEDGGRLGVVRVAVRSVLLLLVIPAIVWDRDNRGLHDRLARAVQVRS